A region of the Octopus bimaculoides isolate UCB-OBI-ISO-001 chromosome 30, ASM119413v2, whole genome shotgun sequence genome:
NNNNNNNNNNAGAGAGAgtgagaggtttgttgtcatgtatatgtacatgcataaatatgcatacatctttgtgtgtgtgtgtgcgtgtgtatgagagagagagagtaaatactacatacacaccgctctcactctgtctcacacacacactcacacgcacacatacatccaaaaatgatggatgcatataacaacacaccccttgactcactcacactctgtctgttacaaacacacacataaatgtatacaaacatatttacaaagacacacgtgtgtatgcgcgcgcgcaataccggaagttgacattgcatcacaagtatgtaagCCGTTGTTACGTCAAAACAGgtagttgacattgaggaaccgttttaaagaagtgaatcataaatataaagcaatattatttattataaattaaaaaaatcaaataaagagcctaagatttatccgaggtcaaattattcaggCATCACAAGTATGaaagtaaatagtgaagccgttttcacgtgataagcgattacacacacacatctctgttttatatatagtatagatatatatatatgcatatgtgttcatgtatatatatatatgcgtatgtatgcatatatgtatatatatgcatttatatatacatatatgtacgtacacatgtatgtatatatatctatttatatatatatcatacctgCACCTGTATTTAATTACTGTTTTAGTGTTACTGATATAACCATTAGTGTTACTGATATAACCACTGTTCTTTTTTTGCCATATGGTTGCGTAACGAACTTCAGCCATTTTCTACTTACcgacccctttgattgctattttgttccactggacccccatagccattcgatgttttaaaagaatgctattatattctttataatttgATATTATTGGGGACtgtttaaaaaatgatttaaaaaatattttatattttgtagaagtacaagcaatttattgcacaaaaattttaacagcaaaaactTACGTGACTCCTGGTTGCGAACCAGTtgtagatgatggtggtggtgtcgatggtgGTAGAGACGGTGATGCTGAGAGTgctagttcatcatcatcatcatcatcatcgtttaacgtccgctctccatgctagcatgggttggacgatttgacagaggactggtgaaaccagatggctacaccaggctccaatctgatctggcagagtttctacagctggatgcccttcctaacgccaaccactccgagagtgtagtgggtgcttttacgtgtcacccgcacgaaggccagtcaggcggtactggcaacggccatgctcaaaatggtgcatcccatgtgccacccgcacNNNNNNNNNNNNNNNNNNNNNNNNNNNNNNNNNNNNNNNNNNNNNNNNNNNNNNNNNNNNNNNNNNNNNNNNNNNNNNNNNNNNNNNNNNNNNNNNNNNNNNNNNNNNNNNNNNNNNNNNNNNNNNNNNNNNNNNNNNNNNNNNNNNNNNNNNNNNNNNNNNNNNNNNNNNNNNNNNNNNNNNNNNNNNNNNNNNNNNNNNNNNNNNNNNNNNNNNNNNNNNNNNNNNNNNNNNNNNNNNNNNNNNNNNNNNNNNNNNNNNNNNNNNNNNNNNNNNNNNNNNNNNNNNNNNNNNNNNNNNNNNNNNNNNNNNNNNNNNNNNNNNNNNNNNNNNNNNNNNNNNNNNNNNNNNNNNNNNNNNNNNNNNNNNNNNNNNNNNNNNNNNNNNNNNNNNNNNNNNNNNNNNNNNNNNNNNNNNNNNNNNNNNNNNNNNNNNNNNNNNNNNNNNNNNNNNNNNNNNNNNNNNNNNNNNNNNNNNNNNNNNNNNNNNNNNNNNNNNNNNNNNNNNNNNNNNNNNNNNNNNNNNNNNNNNNNNNNNNNNNNNNNNNNNNNNNNNNNNNNNNNNNNNNNNNNNNNNNNNNNNNNNNNNNNNNNNNNNNNNNNNNNNNNNNNNNNNNNNNNNNNNNNNNNNNNNNNNNNNNNNNNNNNNNNNNNNNNNNNNNNNNNNNNNNNNNNNNNNNNNNNNNNNNNNNNNNNNNNNNNNNNNNNNNNNNNNNNNNNNNNNNNNNNNNNNNNNNNNNNNNNNNNNNNNNNNNNNNNNNNNNNNNNNNNNNNNNNNNNNNNNNNNNNNNNNNNNNNNNNNNNNNNNNNNNNNNNNNNNNNNNNNNNNNNNNNNNNNNNNNNNNNNNNNNNNNNNNNNNNNNNNNNNNNNNNNNNNNNNNNNNNNNNNNNNNNNNNNNNNNNNNNNNNNNNNNNNNNNNNNNNNNNNNNNNNNNNNNNNNNNNNNNNNNNNNNNNNNNNNNNNNNNNNNNNNNNNNNNNNNNNNNNNNNNNNNNNNNNNNNNNNNNNNNNNNNNNNNNNNNNNNNNNNNNNNNNNNNNNNNNNNNNNNNNNNNNNNNNNNNNNNNNNNNNNNNNNNNNNNNNNNNNNNNNNNNNNNNNNNNNNNNNNNNNNNNNNNNNNNNNNNNNNNNNNNNNNNNNNNNNNNNNNNNNNNNNNNNNNNNNNNNNNNNNNNNNNNNNNNNNNNNNNNNNNNNNNNNNNNNNNNNNNNNNNNNNNNNNNNNNNNNNNNNNNNNNNNNNNNNNNNNNNNNNNNNNNNNNNNNNNNNNNNNNNNNNNNNNNNNNNNNNNNNNNNNNNNNNNNNNNNNNNNNNNNNNNNNNNNNNNNNNNNNNNNNNNNNNNNNNNNNNNNNNNNNNNNNNNNNNNNNNNNNNNNNNNNNNNNNNNNNNNNNNNNNNNNNNNNNNNNNNNNNNNNNNNNNNNNNNNNNNNNNNNNNNNNNNNNNNNNNNNNNNNNNNNNNNNNNNNNNNNNNNNNNNNNNNNNNNNNNNNNNNNNNNNNNNNNNNNNNNNNNNNNNNNNNNNNNNNNNNNNNNNNNNNNNNNNNNNNNNNNNNNNNNNNNNNNNNNNNNNNNNNNNNNNNNNNNNNNNNNNNNNNNNNNNNNNNNNNNNNNNNNNNNNNNNNNNNNNNNNNNNNNNNNNNNNNNNNNNNNNNNNNNNNNNNNNNNNNNNNNNNNNNNNNNNNNNNNNNNNNNNNNNNNNNNNNNNNNNNNNNNNNNNNNNNNNNNNNNNNNNNNNNNNNNNNNNNNNNNNNNNNNNNNNNNNNNNNNNNNNNNNNNNNNNNNNNNNNNNNNNNNNNNNNNNNNNNNNNNNNNNNNNNNNNNNNNNNNNNNNNNNNNNNNNNNNNNNNNNNNNNNNNNNNNNNNNNNNNNNNNNNNNNNNNNNNNNNNNNNNNNNNNNNNNNNNNNNNNNNNNNNNNNNNNNNNNNNNNNNNNNNNNNNNNNNNNNNNNNNNNNNNNNNNNNNNNNNNNNNNNNNNNNNNNNNNNNNNNNNNNNNNNNNNNNNNNNNNNNNNNNNNNNNNNNNNNNNNNNNNNNNNNNNNNNNNNNNNNNNNNNNNNNNNNNNNNNNNNNNNNNNNNNNNNNNNNNNNNNNNNNNNNNNNNNNNNNNNNNNNNNNNNNNNNNNNNNNNNNNNNNNNNNNNNNNNNNNNNNNNNNNNNNNNNNNNNNNNNNNNNNNNNNNNNNNNNNNNNNNNNNNNNNNNNNNNNNNNNNNNNNNNNNNNNNNNNNNNNNNNNNNNNNNNNNNNNNNNNNNNNNNNNNNNNNNNNNNNNNNNNNNNNNNNNNNNNNNNNNNNNNNNNNNNNNNNNNNNNNNNNNNNNNNNNNNNNNNNNNNNNNNNNNNNNNNNNNNNNNNNNNNNNNNNNNNNNNNNNNNNNNNNNNNNNNNNNNNNNNNNNNNNNNNNNNNNNNNNNNNNNNNNNNNNNNNNNNNNNNNNNNNNNNNNNNNNNNNNNNNNNNNNNNNNNNNNNNNNNNNNNNNNNNNNNNNNNNNNNNNNNNNNNNNNNNNNNNNNNNNNNNNNNNNNNNNNNNNNNNNNNNNNNNNNNNNNNNNNNNNNNNNNNNNNNNNNNNNNNNNNNNNNNNNNNNNNNNNNNNNNNNNNNNNNNNNNNNNNNNNNNNNNNNNNNNNNNNNNNNNNNNNNNNNNNNNNNNNNNNNNNNNNNNNNNNNNNNNNNNNNNNNNNNNNNNNNNNNNNNNNNNNNNNNNNNNNNNNNNNNNNNNNNNNNNNNNNNNNNNNNNNNNNNNNNNNNNNNNNNNNNNNNNNNNNNNNNNNNNNNNNNNNNNNNNNNNNNNNNNNNNNNNNNNNNNNNNNNNNNNNNNNNNNNNNNNNNNNNNNNNNNNNNNNNNNNNNNNNNNNNNNNNNNNNNNNNNNNNNNNNNNNNNNNNNNNNNNNNNNNNNNNNNNNNNNNNNNNNNNNNNNNNNNNNNNNNNNNNNNNNNNNNNNNNNNNNNNNNNNNNNNNNNNNNNNNNNNNNNNNNNNNNNNNNNNNNNNNNNNNNNNNNNNNNNNNNNNNNNNNNNNNNNNNNNNNNNNNNNNNNNNNNNNNNNNNNNNNNNNNNNNNNNNNNNNNNNNNNNNNNNNNNNNNNNNNNNNNNNNNNNNNNNNNNNNNNNNNNNNNNNNNNNNNNNNNNNNNNNNNNNNNNNNNNNNNNNNNNNNNNNNNNNNNNNNNNNNNNNNNNNNNNNNNNNNNNNNNNNNNNNNNNNNNNNNNNNNNNNNNNNNNNNNNNNNNNNNNNNNNNNNNNNNNNNNNNNNNNNNNNNNNNNNNNNNNNNNNNNNNNNNNNNNNNNNNNNNNNNNNNNNNNNNNNNNNNNNNNNNNNNNNNNNNNNNNNNNNNNNNNNNNNNNNNNNNNNNNNNNNNNNNNNNNNNNNNNNNNNNNNNNNNNNNNNNNNNNNNNNNNNNNNNNNNNNNNNNNNNNNNNNNNNNNNNNNNNNNNNNNNNNNNNNNNNNNNNNNNNNNNNNNNNNNNNNNNNNNNNNNNNNNNNNNNNNNNNNNNNNNNNNNNNNNNNNNNNNNNNNNNNNNNNNNNNNNNNNNNNNNNNNNNNNNNNNNNNNNNNNNNNNNNNNNNNNNNNNNNNNNNNNNNNNNNNNNNNNNNNNNNNNNNNNNNNNNNNNNNNNNNNNNNNNNNNNNNNNNNNNNNNNNNNNNNNNNNNNNNNNNNNNNNNNNNNNNNNNNNNNNNNNNNNNNNNNNNNNNNNNNNNNNNNNNNNNNNNNNNNNNNNNNNNNNNNNNNNNNNNNNNNNNNNNNNNNNNNNNNNNNNNNNNNNNNNNNNNNNNNNNNNNNNNNNNNNNNNNNNNNNNNNNNNNNNNNNNNNNNNNNNNNNNNNNNNNNNNNNNNNNNNNNNNNNNNNNNNNNNNNNNNNNNNNNNNNNNNNNNNNNNNNNNNNNNNNNNNNNNNNNNNNNNNNNNNNNNNNNNNNNNNNNNNNNNNNNNNNNNNNNNNNNNNNNNNNNNNNNNNNNNNNNNNNNNNNNNNNNNNNNNNNNNNNNNNNNNNNNNNNNNNNNNNNNNNNNNNNNNNNNNNNNNNNNNNNNNNNNNNNNNNNNNNNNNNNNNNNNNNNNNNNNNNNNNNNNNNNNNNNNNNNNNNNNNNNNNNNNNNNNNNNNNNNNNNNNNNNNNNNNNNNNNNNNNNNNNNNNNNNNNNNNNNNNNNNNNNNNNNNNNNNNNNNNNNNNNNNNNNNNNNNNNNNNNNNNNNNNNNNNNNNNNNNNNNNNNNNNNNNNNNNNNNNNNNNNNNNNNNNNNNNNNNNNNNNNNNNNNNNNNNNNNNNNNNNNNNNNNNNNNNNNNNNNNNNNNNNNNNNNNNNNNNNNNNNNNNNNNNNNNNNNNNNNNNNNNNNNNNNNNNNNNNNNNNNNNNNNNNNNNNNNNNNNNNNNNNNNNNNNNNNNNNNNNNNNNNNNNNNNNNNNNNNNNNNNNNNNNNNNNNNNNNNNNNNNNNNNNNNNNNNNNNNNNNNNNNNNNNNNNNNNNNNNNNNNNNNNNNNNNNNNNNNNNNNNNNNNNNNNNNNNNNNNNNNNNNNNNNNNNNNNNNNNNNNNNNNNNNNNNNNNNNNNNNNNNNNNNNNNNNNNNNNNNNNNNNNNNNNNNNNNNNNNNNNNNNNNgagagacagacagagagaagagagagacagacagagagaagagagagacagacagagagaagagagagacagacagagagaagagagagacagacagactgattgagacagagagaggagagagacaagagagagacagacagagagaagagagagacagacagagagaagagacagacagacagactgattgagacagagagaggagagagacagactgactgatcgagacagagaaagagagagatacagtaagaaaaagtgagtgagaaagagtgaaagaaagacagaatgtgtgagaatgagagaatgaataAAAAGCTGTTGTTTTGACCtctgactacattatccaatgtgtccttcctatttTGAGGTGTTAAGgtataggattttcgagcgagatcgttgccagtacccctggactggctcctgtgcaggtggcacataaaatacaccgtttcgagcgtggccattgccagtaccacctgactggccttcgtgcgggtggcacgtaaaaagcacccactacactctcagagtggttggcgttaggaagggcatccagctgtagaaactctgccaaatcagattggagcctggtgtagccaNNNNNNNNNNccacctgactggccttcgtgcgggtggcacgtaaaaagcacccactacactctcagagtggttggcgttaggaagggcatccagctgtagaaactctgccaaatcagattggagcctggtgtagccatctggtttcaccagtcctctgtcaaatcgtccaacccatgctagcatggaaagcagacgttaaacgatgatgatgatgatgatgatgaaggtgtgatttgagatatATTTCGTTGACATATCAAGCAGAGCAAGTGACCAAATAAAGCTTGTTTAACTCGGAAATTGACCTTCACCAATTAGGCGTATTTGGTTGACATTTCTTGCAGAACAAGCAACCCTGCTTTTTTCATGTCGAAGTGATATGAAAATGTATAGGCCCCTATCAGTTGTGTAgtgtggttgtttttttttttgagaacatGTTATGTAAGGGTTGGGGAAAGACCAGACAAGGAAACAAAGATCCTTATTATACTCACGCTGTAACTTATGTTCCAGGATATCCAGTAGTTTGTGGTAGACCTTGTTGCATAATCCGCAGATGAAGGTGTCCAATTTGCCAGATGACACTGCAATGGGAAGGACAGagttacaataataacaactttattattataataataattcttcctactGGAAGCGCAAGGCCTaacaaatttgggggaagagattaaaatcgatcacatcgatccccagtgcataactggtacttatttaatcagcccgaaaaggatgaaaggcaaagttgacctcggtggaatttgaactcagaacatagtggcagatgaaataccactaagcatttcacctggtgtgctaacaattctgccagctcgctgcctttataataataataataataatcctttcttatttctttattgcccacaaggggctaaacatagaggggacaaacaagaacagacaaagagattaagtcgattacatcgaccccagttcgtaactggtatttatttaatcgacccccgaaaggatgaaaggcaaagtcgacctcggcggaatttgaactaatatAGTNNNNNNNNNNNNNNNNNNNNNNNNNNNNNNNNNNNNNNNNNNNNNNNNNNNNNNNNNNNNNNNNNNNNNNNNNNNNNNNNNNNNNNNNNNNNNNNNNNNNNNNNNNNNNNNNNNNNNNNNNNNNNNNNNNNNNNNNNNNNNNNNNNNNNNNNNNNNNNNNNNNNNNNNNNNNNNNNNNNNNNNNNNNNNNNNNNNNNNNNNNNNNNNNNNNNNNNNNNNNNNNNNNNNNNNNNNNNNNNNNNNNNNNNNNNNNNNNNNNNNNNNNNNNNNNNNNNNNNNNNNNNNNNNNNNNNNNNNNNNNNNNNNNNNNNNNNNNNNNNNNNNNNNNNNNNNNNNNNGATTTGAAttagatttaactgctatttctagcaggtcgaacgctTTTACTAAAAGTTTCGTTATATGTTAtttcgatggtggtggtggtggttttggtacgAACGATGGTGCAAAGCCTTAGGTGTTTGGGTACGTATatttaagttctgatttcaaaccccGACGATGTCGAACTTTGCCTGTTAGCCacctggagtcgataaaataaagtaccgttAAATACAGAAGACAGTTTTAATCAAATTCATCCATTCAATTTGAAGGCacacctacacaagtgtgcccccctccatcaatatttgtttctatataactttcagaaaaattaatattttttaatgaaattatctacAAATGTTTTACAGGTGGTGTAGAATACGATTATTTTGGGAATTTTTtgtgtaaaaagagaaaagaaagggaaaatggtaatcacacatacatactaacaaacaGCACATAtttccaaaatttcaagtttcattttatagatttatgtgatgtatgtatattatcatatttaattccgatataatcataatctacaccatctgaaaggtatttgtagaaaatttcattaaaaaaataccaattttttTCGAAAGCTATGCAGAAACGAAGTCGGTGGAGGGGTACGTTTATGTGGGTATGCCAACAAATTGAAAAGATTGATGTTTctgatggtactttattttatcaacctcagatgGATgggtaaaagacaaagtcgacatcggcgggatttgaagtcagaacttaAACAGACGTACGTAAACACCGCTAGGCACTACCTGTTCTGCCCTGGCACCATCGTTCATACCAAAACAATTACGACCACCACAATTAGAAGAAACGCGGTTTCTACTGTGTTAGTCGAAAGGAGACAATGTTAAACGATAAAAAATCTTCACTTACCTCGGTCCCTCGCTCGGGTTTTCATTTTATCCAGATTGTAAACCTCAATCACGAAGTTATTCGGCGTGTCCGGAGGCCGAGGGGCCTGGAAACCATTAGTGGCCATCAGAGCAGGGTTAGTGGTCAGCTTGTGGTTTTCCACGGAAACGGGTAGAGAACCGGGTAGTGAGGCCACGCCGGACGACACGACTGTGttcacactgttgttgttgttgttaatgttgatgttgttcttgctgtGATTAGCGTTGTTATTGTCGGTGTTGTAATAGCTGTTGTTGAAGTGGTCACCGGACAACAGGGAGATGTTAacactctcttttctttccatttcagtCTCTGAATATATTTGCTTACGGCGATCTTCACTTGCGTTGGTGTTGACGATGTTggttaaccccaggtcaatcctagacggacagacctataatcaaatacATCCAAGTGGCCATCCCGTAGGCCTGTTGTCAAAGTTGATGCATATTtaatactacattatccaacatgtccttCTTTAAAGACAGTACCGGTATAGATTAACAGAGATGTCGATGCTATTTCTCACAAGTCATGGAACTAATggatctttttgttgttattgttggtgttatgTAACTCACTGAGTCCTAGGTCAACCCTAAGAAAACAAATCTGCAATCAAAAGGTTCCCAATTCACGATCATCGCGTTTTNNNNNNNNNNNNNNNNNNNNNNNNNNNNNNNNNNNNNNNNNNNNNNNNNNNNNNNNNNNNNNNNNNNNNNNNNNNNNNNNNNNNNNNNNNNNNNNNNNNNNNNNNNNNNNNNNNNNNNNNNNNNNNNNNNNNNNNNNNNNNNNNNNNNNNN
Encoded here:
- the LOC106878446 gene encoding nuclear pore complex protein nup43-like, with the translated sequence MERKESVNISLLSGDHFNNSYYNTDNNNANHSKNNININNNNNSVNTVVSSGVASLPGSLPVSVENHKLTTNPALMATNGFQAPRPPDTPNNFVIEVYNLDKMKTRARDRVSSGKLDTFICGLCNKVYHKLLDILEHKLQREYNKDLCFLVWSFPNPYITCSQKKKQPHYTTDRGLYIFISLRHEKSRVACSARNVNQIRLIGEGQFPS